One window of Phalacrocorax aristotelis chromosome 26, bGulAri2.1, whole genome shotgun sequence genomic DNA carries:
- the TMBIM6 gene encoding bax inhibitor 1, translating to MNVFDRNINFDALFKFSHISASTQEHLKRVYASFALCMFVAATGAYINAVTRFFQFSFLTGLGALGLMIWLTATPHSRETEQKRLGMLVGFAFLTGINLGPLLEMCISINPSIIPTAFLGTATIFACFSLSALYARRRSFLYLGGFLLSGLTLMLLSSVVNAFVGSTWLFTANLYLGLMIMCGFVLFDTQLIIEKAESGDKDYIWHCVDLFLDFVNIFRELLMILGMTENKKKEKK from the exons ATGAACGTCTTTGACCGAAACATCAATTTTGACGCCCTCTTCAAGTTCTCCCACAT CTCGGCCTCCACACAGGAGCACCTGAAGAGGGTCTATGCCAGCTTCGCCCTCTGCATGTTTGTGGCGGCCACAGGGGCCTACATCAATGCGGTGACCCGCTTCTTCCAG TTCAGCTTCCTGACTGGCCTGGGCGCTCTGGGGCTGATGATCTGGCTGACGGCCACCCCGCACAGTCGGGAGACAGAGCAGAAGAGGCTGGGTATGCTGGTGGGCTTCGCCTTCCTGACAG GCATCAACCTGGGGCCCCTCCTGGAAATGTGCATCTCCATCAATCCCAG CATCATCCCCACTGCCTTCCTCGGCACTGCCACCATCTTCGCCTGCTTCTCACTGAGCGCCCTGTACGCCCGGCGCCGGAGCTTCCTCTACCTGGGAG GCTTCCTGCTCTCCGGCCTCACCCTGATGCTTCTCTCTTCTGTGGTTAATGCCTTTGTGGGATCTACTTGGCTCTTCACG GCCAACCTGTACCTGGGGCTGATGATCATGTGCGGCTTCGTGCTCTTCGACACGCAGCTCATCATCGAGAAGGCGGAGAGCGGGGACAAGGATTACAtctg GCACTGCGTCGATCTCTTCCTCGACTTCGTCAACATTTTCCGGGAGCTCCTGATGATCCTGGGCATGACCGAG AacaagaagaaggagaagaagtGA
- the NCKAP5L gene encoding nck-associated protein 5-like isoform X3, which translates to MPVTARRDGAEDVLSKPAMSESVAEAPGEGSPAALSETGTSHELLQRLRELEAENSALAQANENQRETYERCLDEVANHVVQALLNQKDLREECIKLKKRVFDLERQNQALSDLFQQKLQLSAGSLPQLPLHPVPVPPDTPASPQPGSAEQLPPLLPPGCCIPPPEMTPSVPSGSPGLSPGTPTLDALSPFFKKKAQILEVLRKLEETDPLLGPPQASPGSPESCAAPGWSSCPLRGPGAAGGWRGAEGSPCSSPEEAAPPRGALLSALAERLLRGEGGCCRRNGEASGGPPRQRRSEHPAFLGLYAAGEESPEGGFAALSPGGDTNPLPSPPKVLKLPPPPGVLRLSPQLARASKIPCRSGNPEASPALSRRASPDAPPEPGSPEPPVFPQPRTYEAAEQPPGPLAPTGSGERAATSPPSTRRGTGGSAPTRRPGKKPPEPGYLPFKERLAALGKLRGAEGREPPGPGRPERGHGAEPRPPPRGGLGGSLKHPEPAHGGEPLARCYSSGSMGEAGKAGGKGRPAGGRTPPRVPPAPPTKAARSPHGSPTKLPTKAGASKAGTPRSEEPAGAKAAGAPRKAPPAAEPPGTVPPPGAAGHSAIEEKVMKGIEENVLRLQGQERAPAGEAKGKAAGGLASWFGLRRSKLPALSRRGDGSRGREWAGTPAPLRREVKLAARKLEAESLNISKLMEKAEDLRKALREEHAFLQGLALEKGRPRGPPRGPGHLPVMYQEVTAETFMQQLLDRVDGKDVPYESRLEHKRELCDLRRVPPDAKDPRLCHPPRNGIVGHLREPPDKVPDVGLQDELPSDESLSESGASQHFAACGSLTRTLDSGIGTFPPPDYGGVPAKSTPKPRGRPEPLPGAVPARPPAITKVPRKARTLEREVPSAEELLVAGKHRSAPTCRPPAPPGPHGHRAAPQDAGEDTGKPRRIQQSKNWTFPNAKACGAADPFLCPPGGLEGLHHPTLAPVCSPAGHGGASPEAPPPLPPTLSASSSRTPSASDVGDEGSTEARSRDGGHGPPGLEHSESLSDSLYDSLSSCGSQG; encoded by the exons ATGCCA GTGACAGCACGGAGGGACGGGGCTGAGGACGTCCTGAGTAAG CCAGCGATGTCGGAGAGCGTGGCCGAAGCGCCGGGAGAAGGGAGCCCCGCGGCGCTCAGCGAGACGGGCACCAGCCATGAGCTCCTGCAGCGGCTGCGGGAGCTGGAG GCGGAGAACTCGGCCCTGGCCCAGGCCAACGAGAACCAGCGGGAGACGTACGAGCGCTGCCTGGACGAG gttGCCAACCACGTGGTGCAGGCGCTGCTCAACCAgaag GACCTGCGTGAGGAGTGCATCAAGCTGAAGAAACGGGTGTTCGACCTGGAGCGCCAGAACCAGGCGCTGAGCGACCTCTTccagcagaagctgcagctCTCGGCTGGATCCCTGCCCCAG CTGCCACTGCACCCAGTGCCAGTGCCCCCGGATACCCCGGCcagcccccagccaggctccgCTGAGCAGCTGCcccccctgctgccccctgGCTGCTGCATCCCCCCTCCGGAG ATGACCCCGTCGGTGCCGTCGGGCAGCCCCGGGCTAAGCCCCGGCACCCCCACCCTGGACGCCCTCTCCCCCTTCTTCAAGAAGAAAGCCCAGATCCTGGAGGTGCTGCGCAAGCTGGAGGAGACGGACCCGCTGCTGGGGCCCCCCCAGGCCTCTCCCGGCTCCCCCGAGTCCTGTGCCGCCCCGGGCTGGTCCTCGTGCCCGCtgcgggggccgggggctgctgggggttGGCGGGGGGCCGAGGGAAGCCCCTGCTCCTCGCCGGAGGAGGCTGCACCGCCGCGGGGGGCCCTGCTCAGCGCCTTGGCTGAGCGGCTGCTGCGGGGCGAGGGGGGGTGCTGCCGGCGCAATGGCGAAGCCTCTGGGGGCCCCCCCCGGCAGCGGCGTAGCGAGCACCCCGCTTTTCTGGGGCTTTACGCCGCGGGCGAGGAGAGCCCCGAGGGGGGCTTCGCCGCGCTCTCGCCCGGGGGAGACACCAaccccctgccttccccccccaaGGTGCTCAAgctgccgcccccccccggggtGCTGCGCCTCAGCCCCCAGCTCGCCCGCGCCTCCAAGATCCCCTGCCGCAGTGGCAACCCCGAGGCCTCGCCGGCGCTCAGCCGCCGTGCCTCCCCCGACGCCCCCCCCGAGCCCGGCTCCCCCGAGCCCCCGGTCTTCCCCCAACCACGCACCTACGAGGCAGCTGAGCAGCCCCCCGGGCCACTGGCCCCCACTGGCAGTGGGGAGCGGGCAGCCACCTCCCCCCCCAGTACCCGTCGTGGCACGGGGGGCTCAGCCCCCACCCGCCGCCCTGGCAAGAAGCCCCCCGAGCCGGGCTACTTGCCTTTCAAGGAGCGCTTGGCTGCCCTGGGCAAGCTGCGGGGGGCTGAGGGCCGCgagccccccggcccggggcggcCTGAACGAGGGCATGGGGCCGAGCCGCGGCCCCCTCCCCGAGGAGGTTTGGGGGGCAGCCTGAAGCACCCCGAGCCAGCGCATGGTGGGGAGCCCCTGGCCCGCTGCTACTCCTCCGGCTCCATGGGTGAGGCCGGCAAGGCAGGGGGCAAGGGGCGCCCTGCCGGTGGCAGGACCCCCCCCCgggtccccccagccccccctaCCAAAGCCGCCCGCAGCCCCCACGGCAGCCCCACCAAGCTGCCCACCAAGGCGGGTGCCAGTAAAGCCGGGACGCCACGGAGCGAGGAGCCGGCAGGCGCCAAGGCGGCGGGGGCCCCCCGCAAAGCACCACCAGCTGCCGAGCCCCCCGGCACGGTGCCGCCGCCGGGTGCCGCCGGGCACTCGGCCATCGAGGAGAAGGTGATGAAGGGCATCGAGGAGAACGTGCTGcggctgcaggggcaggagcgGGCGCCGGCGGGCGAAGCCAAGGGGAAGGCGGCTGGTGGCTTGGCCAGCTGGTTCGGGCTGCGCCGTAGCAAGCTGCCAGCTCTGAGCCGTCGCGGCGATGGCAGCCGGGGCCGGGAATGGGCCGGAACGCCGGCTCCTCTGCGCCGGGAGGTCAAGCTGGCCGCCCGCAAGCTGGAAGCCGAGAGCCTCAACATCTCGAAGCTGATGGAGAAGGCGGAGGATCTGCGCAAGGCGCTGCGGGAGGAGCACGCCTTCCTGCAGGGGCTGGCATTGGAGAAGGGGCGCCCACGCGGGcccccccgcggccccggccACCTCCCGGTGATGTACCAGGAGGTGACGGCCGAGACCTTCATGCAGCAGCTGCTCGACAG GGTGGATGGGAAGGACGTGCCctacgagagccgcctggagcACAAGCGGGAGCTGTGCGACCTCCGGCGGGTCCCCCCCGACGCCAAAGACCCCCGGCTGTGCCACCCGCCCCGCAATGGCATCGTGGGACACCTGCGGGAGCCCCCAGACAAG GTGCCCGATGTGGGGCTCCAGGATGAGCTGCCATCGGACGAGAGCTTGTCTGAGTCAGGGGCGTCGCAGCACTTCGCCG CCTGTGGTTCGCTGACGCGGACGCTGGACAGTGGGATCGGGACCTTTCCGCCCCCCGATTATGGGGGGGTCCCTGCCAAAAGCACCCCCAAACCGCGGGGCCGCCCTGAGCCGCTGCCCGGCGCTGTGCCGGCGCGGCCACCTGCCATCACCAAAGTGCCGCGCAAGGCCCGGACGCTGGAGCGGGAGGTGCCCAGTGcggaggagctgctggtggcCGGCAAACACCGGAGCGCCCCGACGTGccgccccccggctccccccggcccACACGGCCACCGCGCTGCTCCCCAAG ACGCCGGTGAGGATACCGGGAAGCCGCGGCGCATCCAGCAGAGCAAAAACTGGACTTTCCCCAACGCCAAAGCCTGCGGTGCTGCCGACCCTTTCCTCTGCCCGCccggggggctggaggggctgcaCCATCCCACGCTG GCGCCCGTGTGCAGCCCAGCGGGGCATGGAGGAGCATCCCCGGAGGCCCCCCCGCCACTGCCCCCCACCCTGAGCGCCAGCAGCAGCCGGACGCCCAGTGCCTCGGATGTGGGGGACGAGGGCAGCACAGAGGCCCGGTCGCGGGATGGGGGACATGGTCCCCCGGGGCTGGAGCACTCCGAATCGCTCAGCGACTCGCTCTACGACAGCCTCTCCTCCTGcggcagccagggctga
- the NCKAP5L gene encoding nck-associated protein 5-like isoform X1, with amino-acid sequence MPVTARRDGAEDVLSKPAMSESVAEAPGEGSPAALSETGTSHELLQRLRELEAENSALAQANENQRETYERCLDEVANHVVQALLNQKDLREECIKLKKRVFDLERQNQALSDLFQQKLQLSAGSLPQLPLHPVPVPPDTPASPQPGSAEQLPPLLPPGCCIPPPESQQSTMGVSAVFPRGDGARSPQMTPSVPSGSPGLSPGTPTLDALSPFFKKKAQILEVLRKLEETDPLLGPPQASPGSPESCAAPGWSSCPLRGPGAAGGWRGAEGSPCSSPEEAAPPRGALLSALAERLLRGEGGCCRRNGEASGGPPRQRRSEHPAFLGLYAAGEESPEGGFAALSPGGDTNPLPSPPKVLKLPPPPGVLRLSPQLARASKIPCRSGNPEASPALSRRASPDAPPEPGSPEPPVFPQPRTYEAAEQPPGPLAPTGSGERAATSPPSTRRGTGGSAPTRRPGKKPPEPGYLPFKERLAALGKLRGAEGREPPGPGRPERGHGAEPRPPPRGGLGGSLKHPEPAHGGEPLARCYSSGSMGEAGKAGGKGRPAGGRTPPRVPPAPPTKAARSPHGSPTKLPTKAGASKAGTPRSEEPAGAKAAGAPRKAPPAAEPPGTVPPPGAAGHSAIEEKVMKGIEENVLRLQGQERAPAGEAKGKAAGGLASWFGLRRSKLPALSRRGDGSRGREWAGTPAPLRREVKLAARKLEAESLNISKLMEKAEDLRKALREEHAFLQGLALEKGRPRGPPRGPGHLPVMYQEVTAETFMQQLLDRVDGKDVPYESRLEHKRELCDLRRVPPDAKDPRLCHPPRNGIVGHLREPPDKVPDVGLQDELPSDESLSESGASQHFAACGSLTRTLDSGIGTFPPPDYGGVPAKSTPKPRGRPEPLPGAVPARPPAITKVPRKARTLEREVPSAEELLVAGKHRSAPTCRPPAPPGPHGHRAAPQDAGEDTGKPRRIQQSKNWTFPNAKACGAADPFLCPPGGLEGLHHPTLAPVCSPAGHGGASPEAPPPLPPTLSASSSRTPSASDVGDEGSTEARSRDGGHGPPGLEHSESLSDSLYDSLSSCGSQG; translated from the exons ATGCCA GTGACAGCACGGAGGGACGGGGCTGAGGACGTCCTGAGTAAG CCAGCGATGTCGGAGAGCGTGGCCGAAGCGCCGGGAGAAGGGAGCCCCGCGGCGCTCAGCGAGACGGGCACCAGCCATGAGCTCCTGCAGCGGCTGCGGGAGCTGGAG GCGGAGAACTCGGCCCTGGCCCAGGCCAACGAGAACCAGCGGGAGACGTACGAGCGCTGCCTGGACGAG gttGCCAACCACGTGGTGCAGGCGCTGCTCAACCAgaag GACCTGCGTGAGGAGTGCATCAAGCTGAAGAAACGGGTGTTCGACCTGGAGCGCCAGAACCAGGCGCTGAGCGACCTCTTccagcagaagctgcagctCTCGGCTGGATCCCTGCCCCAG CTGCCACTGCACCCAGTGCCAGTGCCCCCGGATACCCCGGCcagcccccagccaggctccgCTGAGCAGCTGCcccccctgctgccccctgGCTGCTGCATCCCCCCTCCGGAG TCCCAGCAGAGCACCATGGGGGTCAGCGCTGTGTTCCCACGGGGTGACGGTGCCCGGTCCCCGCAGATGACCCCGTCGGTGCCGTCGGGCAGCCCCGGGCTAAGCCCCGGCACCCCCACCCTGGACGCCCTCTCCCCCTTCTTCAAGAAGAAAGCCCAGATCCTGGAGGTGCTGCGCAAGCTGGAGGAGACGGACCCGCTGCTGGGGCCCCCCCAGGCCTCTCCCGGCTCCCCCGAGTCCTGTGCCGCCCCGGGCTGGTCCTCGTGCCCGCtgcgggggccgggggctgctgggggttGGCGGGGGGCCGAGGGAAGCCCCTGCTCCTCGCCGGAGGAGGCTGCACCGCCGCGGGGGGCCCTGCTCAGCGCCTTGGCTGAGCGGCTGCTGCGGGGCGAGGGGGGGTGCTGCCGGCGCAATGGCGAAGCCTCTGGGGGCCCCCCCCGGCAGCGGCGTAGCGAGCACCCCGCTTTTCTGGGGCTTTACGCCGCGGGCGAGGAGAGCCCCGAGGGGGGCTTCGCCGCGCTCTCGCCCGGGGGAGACACCAaccccctgccttccccccccaaGGTGCTCAAgctgccgcccccccccggggtGCTGCGCCTCAGCCCCCAGCTCGCCCGCGCCTCCAAGATCCCCTGCCGCAGTGGCAACCCCGAGGCCTCGCCGGCGCTCAGCCGCCGTGCCTCCCCCGACGCCCCCCCCGAGCCCGGCTCCCCCGAGCCCCCGGTCTTCCCCCAACCACGCACCTACGAGGCAGCTGAGCAGCCCCCCGGGCCACTGGCCCCCACTGGCAGTGGGGAGCGGGCAGCCACCTCCCCCCCCAGTACCCGTCGTGGCACGGGGGGCTCAGCCCCCACCCGCCGCCCTGGCAAGAAGCCCCCCGAGCCGGGCTACTTGCCTTTCAAGGAGCGCTTGGCTGCCCTGGGCAAGCTGCGGGGGGCTGAGGGCCGCgagccccccggcccggggcggcCTGAACGAGGGCATGGGGCCGAGCCGCGGCCCCCTCCCCGAGGAGGTTTGGGGGGCAGCCTGAAGCACCCCGAGCCAGCGCATGGTGGGGAGCCCCTGGCCCGCTGCTACTCCTCCGGCTCCATGGGTGAGGCCGGCAAGGCAGGGGGCAAGGGGCGCCCTGCCGGTGGCAGGACCCCCCCCCgggtccccccagccccccctaCCAAAGCCGCCCGCAGCCCCCACGGCAGCCCCACCAAGCTGCCCACCAAGGCGGGTGCCAGTAAAGCCGGGACGCCACGGAGCGAGGAGCCGGCAGGCGCCAAGGCGGCGGGGGCCCCCCGCAAAGCACCACCAGCTGCCGAGCCCCCCGGCACGGTGCCGCCGCCGGGTGCCGCCGGGCACTCGGCCATCGAGGAGAAGGTGATGAAGGGCATCGAGGAGAACGTGCTGcggctgcaggggcaggagcgGGCGCCGGCGGGCGAAGCCAAGGGGAAGGCGGCTGGTGGCTTGGCCAGCTGGTTCGGGCTGCGCCGTAGCAAGCTGCCAGCTCTGAGCCGTCGCGGCGATGGCAGCCGGGGCCGGGAATGGGCCGGAACGCCGGCTCCTCTGCGCCGGGAGGTCAAGCTGGCCGCCCGCAAGCTGGAAGCCGAGAGCCTCAACATCTCGAAGCTGATGGAGAAGGCGGAGGATCTGCGCAAGGCGCTGCGGGAGGAGCACGCCTTCCTGCAGGGGCTGGCATTGGAGAAGGGGCGCCCACGCGGGcccccccgcggccccggccACCTCCCGGTGATGTACCAGGAGGTGACGGCCGAGACCTTCATGCAGCAGCTGCTCGACAG GGTGGATGGGAAGGACGTGCCctacgagagccgcctggagcACAAGCGGGAGCTGTGCGACCTCCGGCGGGTCCCCCCCGACGCCAAAGACCCCCGGCTGTGCCACCCGCCCCGCAATGGCATCGTGGGACACCTGCGGGAGCCCCCAGACAAG GTGCCCGATGTGGGGCTCCAGGATGAGCTGCCATCGGACGAGAGCTTGTCTGAGTCAGGGGCGTCGCAGCACTTCGCCG CCTGTGGTTCGCTGACGCGGACGCTGGACAGTGGGATCGGGACCTTTCCGCCCCCCGATTATGGGGGGGTCCCTGCCAAAAGCACCCCCAAACCGCGGGGCCGCCCTGAGCCGCTGCCCGGCGCTGTGCCGGCGCGGCCACCTGCCATCACCAAAGTGCCGCGCAAGGCCCGGACGCTGGAGCGGGAGGTGCCCAGTGcggaggagctgctggtggcCGGCAAACACCGGAGCGCCCCGACGTGccgccccccggctccccccggcccACACGGCCACCGCGCTGCTCCCCAAG ACGCCGGTGAGGATACCGGGAAGCCGCGGCGCATCCAGCAGAGCAAAAACTGGACTTTCCCCAACGCCAAAGCCTGCGGTGCTGCCGACCCTTTCCTCTGCCCGCccggggggctggaggggctgcaCCATCCCACGCTG GCGCCCGTGTGCAGCCCAGCGGGGCATGGAGGAGCATCCCCGGAGGCCCCCCCGCCACTGCCCCCCACCCTGAGCGCCAGCAGCAGCCGGACGCCCAGTGCCTCGGATGTGGGGGACGAGGGCAGCACAGAGGCCCGGTCGCGGGATGGGGGACATGGTCCCCCGGGGCTGGAGCACTCCGAATCGCTCAGCGACTCGCTCTACGACAGCCTCTCCTCCTGcggcagccagggctga
- the NCKAP5L gene encoding nck-associated protein 5-like isoform X2, with product MSESVAEAPGEGSPAALSETGTSHELLQRLRELEAENSALAQANENQRETYERCLDEVANHVVQALLNQKDLREECIKLKKRVFDLERQNQALSDLFQQKLQLSAGSLPQLPLHPVPVPPDTPASPQPGSAEQLPPLLPPGCCIPPPESQQSTMGVSAVFPRGDGARSPQMTPSVPSGSPGLSPGTPTLDALSPFFKKKAQILEVLRKLEETDPLLGPPQASPGSPESCAAPGWSSCPLRGPGAAGGWRGAEGSPCSSPEEAAPPRGALLSALAERLLRGEGGCCRRNGEASGGPPRQRRSEHPAFLGLYAAGEESPEGGFAALSPGGDTNPLPSPPKVLKLPPPPGVLRLSPQLARASKIPCRSGNPEASPALSRRASPDAPPEPGSPEPPVFPQPRTYEAAEQPPGPLAPTGSGERAATSPPSTRRGTGGSAPTRRPGKKPPEPGYLPFKERLAALGKLRGAEGREPPGPGRPERGHGAEPRPPPRGGLGGSLKHPEPAHGGEPLARCYSSGSMGEAGKAGGKGRPAGGRTPPRVPPAPPTKAARSPHGSPTKLPTKAGASKAGTPRSEEPAGAKAAGAPRKAPPAAEPPGTVPPPGAAGHSAIEEKVMKGIEENVLRLQGQERAPAGEAKGKAAGGLASWFGLRRSKLPALSRRGDGSRGREWAGTPAPLRREVKLAARKLEAESLNISKLMEKAEDLRKALREEHAFLQGLALEKGRPRGPPRGPGHLPVMYQEVTAETFMQQLLDRVDGKDVPYESRLEHKRELCDLRRVPPDAKDPRLCHPPRNGIVGHLREPPDKVPDVGLQDELPSDESLSESGASQHFAACGSLTRTLDSGIGTFPPPDYGGVPAKSTPKPRGRPEPLPGAVPARPPAITKVPRKARTLEREVPSAEELLVAGKHRSAPTCRPPAPPGPHGHRAAPQDAGEDTGKPRRIQQSKNWTFPNAKACGAADPFLCPPGGLEGLHHPTLAPVCSPAGHGGASPEAPPPLPPTLSASSSRTPSASDVGDEGSTEARSRDGGHGPPGLEHSESLSDSLYDSLSSCGSQG from the exons ATGTCGGAGAGCGTGGCCGAAGCGCCGGGAGAAGGGAGCCCCGCGGCGCTCAGCGAGACGGGCACCAGCCATGAGCTCCTGCAGCGGCTGCGGGAGCTGGAG GCGGAGAACTCGGCCCTGGCCCAGGCCAACGAGAACCAGCGGGAGACGTACGAGCGCTGCCTGGACGAG gttGCCAACCACGTGGTGCAGGCGCTGCTCAACCAgaag GACCTGCGTGAGGAGTGCATCAAGCTGAAGAAACGGGTGTTCGACCTGGAGCGCCAGAACCAGGCGCTGAGCGACCTCTTccagcagaagctgcagctCTCGGCTGGATCCCTGCCCCAG CTGCCACTGCACCCAGTGCCAGTGCCCCCGGATACCCCGGCcagcccccagccaggctccgCTGAGCAGCTGCcccccctgctgccccctgGCTGCTGCATCCCCCCTCCGGAG TCCCAGCAGAGCACCATGGGGGTCAGCGCTGTGTTCCCACGGGGTGACGGTGCCCGGTCCCCGCAGATGACCCCGTCGGTGCCGTCGGGCAGCCCCGGGCTAAGCCCCGGCACCCCCACCCTGGACGCCCTCTCCCCCTTCTTCAAGAAGAAAGCCCAGATCCTGGAGGTGCTGCGCAAGCTGGAGGAGACGGACCCGCTGCTGGGGCCCCCCCAGGCCTCTCCCGGCTCCCCCGAGTCCTGTGCCGCCCCGGGCTGGTCCTCGTGCCCGCtgcgggggccgggggctgctgggggttGGCGGGGGGCCGAGGGAAGCCCCTGCTCCTCGCCGGAGGAGGCTGCACCGCCGCGGGGGGCCCTGCTCAGCGCCTTGGCTGAGCGGCTGCTGCGGGGCGAGGGGGGGTGCTGCCGGCGCAATGGCGAAGCCTCTGGGGGCCCCCCCCGGCAGCGGCGTAGCGAGCACCCCGCTTTTCTGGGGCTTTACGCCGCGGGCGAGGAGAGCCCCGAGGGGGGCTTCGCCGCGCTCTCGCCCGGGGGAGACACCAaccccctgccttccccccccaaGGTGCTCAAgctgccgcccccccccggggtGCTGCGCCTCAGCCCCCAGCTCGCCCGCGCCTCCAAGATCCCCTGCCGCAGTGGCAACCCCGAGGCCTCGCCGGCGCTCAGCCGCCGTGCCTCCCCCGACGCCCCCCCCGAGCCCGGCTCCCCCGAGCCCCCGGTCTTCCCCCAACCACGCACCTACGAGGCAGCTGAGCAGCCCCCCGGGCCACTGGCCCCCACTGGCAGTGGGGAGCGGGCAGCCACCTCCCCCCCCAGTACCCGTCGTGGCACGGGGGGCTCAGCCCCCACCCGCCGCCCTGGCAAGAAGCCCCCCGAGCCGGGCTACTTGCCTTTCAAGGAGCGCTTGGCTGCCCTGGGCAAGCTGCGGGGGGCTGAGGGCCGCgagccccccggcccggggcggcCTGAACGAGGGCATGGGGCCGAGCCGCGGCCCCCTCCCCGAGGAGGTTTGGGGGGCAGCCTGAAGCACCCCGAGCCAGCGCATGGTGGGGAGCCCCTGGCCCGCTGCTACTCCTCCGGCTCCATGGGTGAGGCCGGCAAGGCAGGGGGCAAGGGGCGCCCTGCCGGTGGCAGGACCCCCCCCCgggtccccccagccccccctaCCAAAGCCGCCCGCAGCCCCCACGGCAGCCCCACCAAGCTGCCCACCAAGGCGGGTGCCAGTAAAGCCGGGACGCCACGGAGCGAGGAGCCGGCAGGCGCCAAGGCGGCGGGGGCCCCCCGCAAAGCACCACCAGCTGCCGAGCCCCCCGGCACGGTGCCGCCGCCGGGTGCCGCCGGGCACTCGGCCATCGAGGAGAAGGTGATGAAGGGCATCGAGGAGAACGTGCTGcggctgcaggggcaggagcgGGCGCCGGCGGGCGAAGCCAAGGGGAAGGCGGCTGGTGGCTTGGCCAGCTGGTTCGGGCTGCGCCGTAGCAAGCTGCCAGCTCTGAGCCGTCGCGGCGATGGCAGCCGGGGCCGGGAATGGGCCGGAACGCCGGCTCCTCTGCGCCGGGAGGTCAAGCTGGCCGCCCGCAAGCTGGAAGCCGAGAGCCTCAACATCTCGAAGCTGATGGAGAAGGCGGAGGATCTGCGCAAGGCGCTGCGGGAGGAGCACGCCTTCCTGCAGGGGCTGGCATTGGAGAAGGGGCGCCCACGCGGGcccccccgcggccccggccACCTCCCGGTGATGTACCAGGAGGTGACGGCCGAGACCTTCATGCAGCAGCTGCTCGACAG GGTGGATGGGAAGGACGTGCCctacgagagccgcctggagcACAAGCGGGAGCTGTGCGACCTCCGGCGGGTCCCCCCCGACGCCAAAGACCCCCGGCTGTGCCACCCGCCCCGCAATGGCATCGTGGGACACCTGCGGGAGCCCCCAGACAAG GTGCCCGATGTGGGGCTCCAGGATGAGCTGCCATCGGACGAGAGCTTGTCTGAGTCAGGGGCGTCGCAGCACTTCGCCG CCTGTGGTTCGCTGACGCGGACGCTGGACAGTGGGATCGGGACCTTTCCGCCCCCCGATTATGGGGGGGTCCCTGCCAAAAGCACCCCCAAACCGCGGGGCCGCCCTGAGCCGCTGCCCGGCGCTGTGCCGGCGCGGCCACCTGCCATCACCAAAGTGCCGCGCAAGGCCCGGACGCTGGAGCGGGAGGTGCCCAGTGcggaggagctgctggtggcCGGCAAACACCGGAGCGCCCCGACGTGccgccccccggctccccccggcccACACGGCCACCGCGCTGCTCCCCAAG ACGCCGGTGAGGATACCGGGAAGCCGCGGCGCATCCAGCAGAGCAAAAACTGGACTTTCCCCAACGCCAAAGCCTGCGGTGCTGCCGACCCTTTCCTCTGCCCGCccggggggctggaggggctgcaCCATCCCACGCTG GCGCCCGTGTGCAGCCCAGCGGGGCATGGAGGAGCATCCCCGGAGGCCCCCCCGCCACTGCCCCCCACCCTGAGCGCCAGCAGCAGCCGGACGCCCAGTGCCTCGGATGTGGGGGACGAGGGCAGCACAGAGGCCCGGTCGCGGGATGGGGGACATGGTCCCCCGGGGCTGGAGCACTCCGAATCGCTCAGCGACTCGCTCTACGACAGCCTCTCCTCCTGcggcagccagggctga